One segment of Caldanaerobius polysaccharolyticus DSM 13641 DNA contains the following:
- a CDS encoding aminopeptidase: protein MDEERTPGKELEEKLSYKVKSAWMKIGSGELDKVFQYCEGYKAFLDAAKTEREAAEEIIKRAREKGFEPLSDYIAKGKILKPGTKLYLNNHGKSVVLFVVGEQPLERGINMIVSHIDSPRIDLKPNPLYEKSDLALFKTHYYGGIKKYQWVVIPLALHGVIVKANGEKLYIKIGEEAGDPVFNISDLLPHLAQDQMKKSMSDAITGESLNPLVGSIPFADKKAEEKVKLNVLKLLNEKYGIVEEDFTSAELELVPAFKAKDVGIDRSMIGGYGQDDRVCAYTSLTSILELDKPEYTCMAIFADKEEIGSVGNTGMESVFYENAVAELAGLCYANYSDLILRRILGNSRLLSADVNAGVDPNYEEAFEKKNCSYIGNGLVLTKYTGARGKVGSNDANAEFVGKVRKIFNDNNVAWQIGELGKVDLGGGGTVAMFVANHGIQTVDCGVALLSMHSPYEVSSKVDVYMAYKGYKAFYLNSK from the coding sequence ATGGACGAAGAAAGGACTCCGGGGAAAGAACTAGAGGAAAAGTTATCGTACAAGGTGAAAAGCGCATGGATGAAAATCGGCTCGGGAGAGTTGGATAAAGTATTTCAGTACTGCGAAGGCTATAAAGCTTTTTTAGATGCGGCTAAAACAGAGAGAGAGGCAGCTGAGGAAATTATAAAGAGGGCCAGAGAGAAGGGATTTGAGCCGCTTAGCGATTATATAGCTAAAGGGAAGATACTCAAGCCTGGTACAAAGCTTTATTTAAACAATCATGGCAAGTCGGTGGTTTTGTTTGTGGTGGGGGAGCAACCTCTTGAGAGAGGAATTAACATGATTGTCTCCCATATTGATTCACCGCGGATAGATTTAAAGCCCAATCCCCTTTACGAGAAAAGCGATCTAGCGTTGTTTAAAACCCATTATTACGGTGGCATAAAAAAATATCAATGGGTTGTGATTCCTTTAGCTTTGCACGGCGTGATAGTTAAAGCTAATGGGGAGAAGCTGTACATAAAAATAGGTGAGGAAGCCGGTGATCCTGTTTTTAATATATCAGACCTGCTACCACACCTTGCGCAGGATCAGATGAAAAAGAGTATGAGCGATGCCATAACTGGCGAGAGCTTAAATCCCCTGGTGGGCAGTATACCTTTTGCAGATAAAAAGGCTGAAGAAAAGGTTAAGCTCAATGTATTAAAGCTTCTCAATGAAAAATACGGCATCGTAGAAGAGGATTTCACCAGTGCGGAATTGGAACTGGTGCCGGCGTTTAAAGCCAAGGACGTGGGGATAGATAGGAGTATGATAGGCGGTTATGGACAAGATGACAGGGTATGTGCGTACACTTCCTTGACTTCCATACTGGAATTAGATAAACCCGAATACACTTGTATGGCTATTTTTGCCGATAAAGAGGAGATAGGGAGCGTAGGCAATACCGGCATGGAATCTGTTTTTTATGAAAACGCAGTAGCAGAACTGGCGGGGCTTTGCTATGCTAATTATAGCGACTTGATTTTGAGAAGGATACTGGGCAATTCAAGATTGCTGTCGGCTGACGTAAACGCAGGGGTAGACCCAAATTACGAAGAAGCCTTTGAAAAGAAAAATTGTTCTTATATTGGGAACGGCTTAGTGTTGACAAAATACACTGGCGCACGGGGTAAAGTAGGTTCCAATGATGCCAATGCAGAGTTTGTAGGGAAGGTGCGTAAGATATTCAACGACAACAACGTGGCATGGCAGATAGGCGAGCTAGGTAAGGTGGATTTAGGCGGAGGGGGAACGGTAGCTATGTTTGTGGCCAACCACGGC